In Lycium ferocissimum isolate CSIRO_LF1 chromosome 11, AGI_CSIRO_Lferr_CH_V1, whole genome shotgun sequence, a single genomic region encodes these proteins:
- the LOC132037503 gene encoding probable calcium-binding protein CML10 — protein MAWLIFKDASIPVTEEQLEKVLKRYDENKDGKLSKQELKTAFKEMGLRFCGWKASRAFHHADINGDGYISKDEMKELVKYSSNKWGITTY, from the coding sequence ATGGCTTGGTTAATATTTAAAGATGCAAGCATTCCAGTAACTGAGGAGCAACTAGAGAAAGTTCTGAAGAGATATGACGAGAATAAAGATGGAAAGCTGAGTAAGCAAGAGCTAAAAACAGCTTTTAAAGAGATGGGCTTACGCTTTTGTGGATGGAAAGCTAGCAGAGCCTTCCATCATGCAGACATCAATGGAGATGGATACATCAGCAAAGATGAGATGAAGGAGCTTGTCAAATATTCCTCTAATAAATGGGGTATTACGACCTATTAA